CGAGCTGTCTGATCAGCTCGGGGCGCAGCAGGCTCACCACGTACGAGCAGACGGAGAACGTGAAGCCGGGATACAGCTCTTCGGAGCACGCCGCTCCGCCCAGCACGTGACGCTTCTCGAGCACCAGCACGTCGAGGCCGGCACGCGCCAGGTAGGCTGCGGTCACCAGGCCGTTGTGGCCGCCGCCGATGATGATGGCGTCATGGGGCTGTCTCATGGTACGTCCTCCACAGAGTGTTGCTCTCCGTCTCTCATCGGAGAAGAGAAGAGGCGCCCTCCGCTCTTCCGGTGGGCGCCTCTTCCTGGGGGGTCGTCAGCGTAAGAGCGGGGATCAGGCCTTCGACTTGCGCGCCGTCTTCTTGGGGGCGGGCTCATCGTCGGCCGGCTTCGCGGCTTTCGCGCTCTTTGCGGCGGTCTTCTTGGGGGCCGGCGGCTCCTCGTCGTCGCTCTTCGCGGCCTTGGCCGTCTTGCTGGCCTTCTTGGGCGCCTCGATCTCGACTGAGGGAGCGACCTCTTCTTCAGCGGCCTCCTCTTCCTCGTCTTCGTCGTCGTCGTCGCCCTCGTCTTCGATCTCGAGCTCGAGCGCCTCTTCCTCGAGCGCTTCGTCGGTGGTGGTGGTGTCGGTGTCGGTGTCGGTGTCGGTGTCTTCGGCCTCGAAGCCGCCGCGACGGCCGCCGGCCCCGATCTCCTCGTCTTCCTCCTCGTCGCCGCCGAGGAGCTCCTTCTCGCGCTCGACGTCTTCCTCTTCGTCTTCGCGCTCCTCTTCCTCGTAGTACTCTTCGTCGTACTCGCCGTCGCCGTCTTCGTCACGGCCGAAGATCTCTTCCATGCGGCGGGTCACCGAGACGCTCGTGGGCTCGGAGAGACCGATGGCCTCGAGCATGGCCTCCTGCTCCTCGCGCTCGAGAACCTCGGAGGGCGGCTGCGGACCGAGACGCACCTTCTCGTCGAGGATCTCTTGAAGCGCGATGGTCACGGGCTTCTGTGACCAGGTATCGATCAGCGGCCGGGAACCGGCCTTCAGCTGACGGGCGCGCTTCATGGCCAGGGTCACAAGGCTGAACTTGGTGGGGATGAGCTTCGACAGATCGTCGAGGTTGGGTTCGTTCATCGACACGGCGGAGTACCCTCGATCTCTATTTATGTTGGCTTCGGGTCGCGCGCTGTGGCTGCTCACTGCGGTGGGCGCAACGTGCCGAGAGGGGCGTCATTCCACGATCTCGGGTGCACACGACATTGCGCCGGGTTGCGGCGCAGAACGGGCTCGGTTCGCCCCAGGCGACGAAACTCCTCTTTGCGCCGCGGCAATCTGCGCAGAAGTGCCAGCGTCCGCTTGCGGCGCGGTGGAGCAGGAGGTGAGCGAGAAGCCGGGAAATCGGGTATCGTCTTCGCATGTACGTCTGCGCGTGTCATCTCGACCTTCTTCTTCTCGACAAGCCGGACTCGCTGAAAGGCAAGCGACACGTCGTCAAGAGCCTCAAGGAGCGGCTGCGAAGCCGCTTCGGGATCTCCGTGGCCGAGGTGGGCAGCCAGGACCTGCTCCATCGCAGCGAGATCGGCATCGCCTTCGTGGGAGAGCGCCGAGACGTTCTCGAATCCGTGCTCGACCAGATCCTGCATCAGATCGAGTGTCAGGGCAGCGTCGAGATCATGGCGTCCACCATCGACTTCCAGCAGTACTGAGCACGCGACGAGGCCTTCCGGGCCGCCCCCAGCCTGCCACAAGGAGCCGCCGACGCGTGACCCAGCCCTCGCCGTCGACTCGCCTTCGCGCGAGCGACCTCGTGCTACCCAGACCCGCCCCCGATGTCGTGGCCCGCCTTCGCAAGGCGCTCACCGTCCCGGTGTCGCCCGTGCTGGCGCAGATCATGGTGAACCGGGGACTCGCGGATGTCGAGGCCGCCGAGGATTTCCTCACGGGCGACCTCGACACGCTGCACGAGCCCGAGATGCTCGAGGGCATCGCCGAGGCGGCCGATCTGGTGGCTGAAGCGGTGCGTCGAGGCGATCCGATTCTCGTGCACGGCGACTACGACGCCGACGGCGTTTCTGGAACGGCGCTGCTGGTGTCGTTCCTGCGCGACATCGGCGCCGCGGTGGGCTTCCACATCCCCCACCGCGTCGACGAGGGGTACGGCCTCTCCGCCGAGGGGGTTCGCAAGGGGGCCGCGGAGGGCTACACGCTGCTGCTCTCGGTCGATTGCGGATCGAGCAGCCCCGAGGTCGTCGATCTCGCGCGTTCCCTCGGCATGTGTGTCGTGATCACCGACCATCACATGGTGACGACCCCCCCGCCCGCTCACGCGTTCGTGAATCCCCGCGCTCCGGGATCAGGGTACCCGTTCCCCCATCTGTCCGGCGTGGGGGTGGCCTACAAGCTCATCACCGCGCTCTCGTACCGGCTGTCTGACCGAATGAAGGGGCGCACCCCCGAGCAGTATCTCGATCTCGTGGTCATCGGCACCGTGGGAGACGTGGTTCCCCTCGTGGGGGAGAACCGGGTGCTCGTGCGCGAGGGGCTGAACGTGATGCAGGCGCTCGAGCGCCCGGGCATCGCCGCCCTGGCCCGCGTTGTCGGGCTCGTCGAGGAGGACGTGGAGGCCAGGTCGCCCGCTGGAGAACCGCGAGGCGGGACCACAGAGCAGGGCGCGGAAGGCGAGCGATTCGACGACGGTCTCACGTCGCGTGAGGCCGCACAGACGGGCGCGCGCCCTTCAGAGGCGCTGCGGGCGGTGTCGGTGGCGTTTGGCATCGCGCCGCGCATCAACGCGAGCGGGCGCCTCGAGCACGCAGAGAAGGCCGCGGCGCTGCTGCTGGAGACCGACGCGGCGCGCGCCGAGGCCCTGGCGCGCGAGCTCGAGGCCATCAATGAGCGGCGTCGGGAGCACGAGGCCAAGGTGCGCACCGAGGCCGAGGCGCAGGCCCTGGCGCGGGGACTCGAGGGGCGCGCGGTCATCGTCGAGGCCGGCGCCGACTGGCATCCTGGCGTGGTGGGCATCACCGCCAACCGCCTGCTCGATCGCCACGGCCTCCCCGCCCTGGTGATCGCGCTCCTCGGTGATGGCACCGCCAAAGGCTCGGCCCGCGCGCCGGCCTCCGTCGATCTGTACGAGGCGCTGCGCCGCTGCGCAGACCTGTTCACCCACTTCGGTGGGCATCCCCGCGCGGGCGGCTTCAGCATGCCGGCCGAGAACGTCGATATCCTGCGTGAGCGCCTCGAGACGGTCGTTCGGGAGATGGCCCCCGCTCCGTCGCCCGGCCTGCGGGCCGATGCCGAGATCGCGCTGTCGAGCATCGACTTCGGTCTGCTCGAGGAGCTCGCCTTGCTCGAGCCCTTCGGCCAGGGAAATCCGGCGCCGCTCTTCGTTGCGCGGCGGGTGACCGTGAAGAAGCCTCGGCTGGTCAAGGACCGCCACTGGAGCTTCCACGCGGTTCAGGGTGGCGTGAGCCTGCGCTGCATCGGCTTCGGGCTGGCCGAGCGCCTGCCGCATCTCGAAGAGGGCGAGACCTGCGACATGGTCTTTGCTCTCGAGCTCGAGACCTATCGCGGCGAGCGACGCATCCGGGTGGCTGTGCGAGAGCTGTTGCGCGATGGGCACGAGGCGCCTTCCGAGGGCGCCGTCGCGGGTCTCGCGGCGGGCACCGGCGATGACAGGTCGTCTGACGGGGCGCTTGTGGAGAGCGGGCAAGGGCGCCTCGCCGCAGCCTCGGGGGGGAAGGGCTGGCGCATCGAGGATGCCCGGCGCCACCACAGCCACGGCGGCTATCTCTCCGAGGTGCTCGAAGCGGGTCAGGCCGTGGTGGTGCTCTGCCGTCGCGACCAGGTGTCGTTCGCGCAGCGCCTGCTGGCCGCGGGCGGTGATCGCATGCCCGCGAATGCCCAGGTGATCCCCTACGGGGAGGAGGCGCTTCGTCGGACCTCTGCCGCCCACTGGGTGCTCTTCACGCCTCCCCCGTCTGTCGCTGCGCTTCAGCCGCTGGTGGGGAAGGGTGGGTGCTGCCACGTGCTGTTCAGCCCCGACGAGCTCGATCGTGACGCCGCGCTGATCGACGCGGTCACCCTGCCGCGGGAGCGCCTCGAGCAGATCTTCCGCATCTTTCGCCAGGGGCTCGACGAAGAGGGGGTCCTCGACGAGTCACGCTTCTCGTCGCTTCTCGAGGCGGCGGGTGCACCTGAGCTCCGCCCCGAGAGCCTGCGAGCGGCGTTGCGCGTGCTCACCGAGATCGGCGTGCTCGCCCCCGTCGACGGGCGAGGGGGGCGCCATCGCATCACGGGAACCCGTCGCCCGCTCGAGGAATCGAAGACATGGCCACGCTACCGTGACCTCGCCGCCGAGTTCACCCCCATGCGCGCGCTCTTCAGCAGGGAAGAAGCCGAGATGCGGGAAGGACTCCTCTCCATTCTCTCAGGAGGCTGAACGCCCGTGGAACCCTCGTCCGGCACTTCCGCACGACTCGATCTCAAGACCTTTGTTCGCGACATCCCGGATTTCCCGATTCCTGGCATCCTCTTCAAGGACATCATGCCGCTCATCGGAGACGGGTCGGCGCTGCGCCAGTCGGTGGACGACCTGCTGGCCCCCTTCCGCGAGGCCCGCATCGACGCCATCGCCGCGGTCGAGGCGCGTGGCTACCTGCTGGCGGCGCCCATGGCGTGCGCCCTCGGGGTGGGGCTCATTCCCGTGCGAAAGCCCGGCAAGCTCCCCTACAAGACCATCTCGCAAGACTACAGCCTCGAGTACGGCAAGAACACCCTCGAGATGCACGACGACGCCTGCAAGCCGGGCGCCCGCGTGCTCATCGTCGATGACCTCATCGCCACGGGGGGTTCGGCGCGTGCCGCGGGTCATCTCATCGAGCGCGTCGGCGGCACGGTGGCCGGGTTCGCCTTCCTCATCGAGCTTGGGTTCCTCAACGGGCGTCAGGCCCTCGACGGCTACACGGTGCACTCGGTTCTGAACTACTGAGCGGTCGACGCACAGGCTCAGGTCGGGACGGGCGTCGTCTCAAGTATCTCCCTGAGCACCGATTCGGCCGTCTCGCGCGGGTTCACCGCCGATCGGCTGATGAGCCGATGGGCGAGAG
This genomic interval from Pseudomonadota bacterium contains the following:
- a CDS encoding DUF503 domain-containing protein, producing the protein MYVCACHLDLLLLDKPDSLKGKRHVVKSLKERLRSRFGISVAEVGSQDLLHRSEIGIAFVGERRDVLESVLDQILHQIECQGSVEIMASTIDFQQY
- a CDS encoding adenine phosphoribosyltransferase, with the protein product MEPSSGTSARLDLKTFVRDIPDFPIPGILFKDIMPLIGDGSALRQSVDDLLAPFREARIDAIAAVEARGYLLAAPMACALGVGLIPVRKPGKLPYKTISQDYSLEYGKNTLEMHDDACKPGARVLIVDDLIATGGSARAAGHLIERVGGTVAGFAFLIELGFLNGRQALDGYTVHSVLNY